The following proteins are encoded in a genomic region of Alistipes shahii WAL 8301:
- a CDS encoding Fe-S cluster domain-containing protein, with protein MEVLLYTILTLCALGVFSAVILYFVARKFRVEEDPRIDEVEKMLPGANCGGCGFAGCRGMADALVKRDDISALFCPVGGGDCMKAVAAYLGKAAAEKQPEVATVRCGGTCEKRPRTNEYNGAKSCAVASSLYVGETGCAFGCLGFGDCVAVCAFDAIHINPETGLPEVDADKCTACGACVKACPKMIIELRKKWPKNRAVYVSCVSKDKGAVVMKACKAGCIGCGKCVKVCAFDAITVENNLAYIDPQKCKLCRKCVNECPTGAIRLVGMDPLPKAPKAPATPATPAAPKAGAAPKVEN; from the coding sequence ATGGAAGTATTACTTTACACGATCCTGACGCTGTGTGCGCTGGGAGTGTTCTCGGCGGTAATCCTCTATTTCGTGGCCCGGAAATTCCGGGTCGAGGAGGACCCGCGGATCGACGAGGTGGAGAAGATGCTCCCCGGGGCCAACTGCGGCGGCTGCGGATTCGCAGGATGCCGGGGTATGGCCGACGCGCTCGTGAAGCGCGACGACATCTCGGCGCTCTTCTGCCCCGTGGGCGGCGGCGACTGTATGAAAGCCGTGGCTGCATACCTCGGAAAGGCCGCTGCCGAAAAGCAGCCCGAGGTGGCGACCGTCCGCTGCGGCGGCACGTGCGAGAAGCGTCCCCGCACCAACGAGTACAACGGGGCCAAGTCGTGTGCCGTGGCTTCGTCGCTCTATGTGGGCGAGACGGGCTGCGCGTTCGGCTGTCTGGGCTTCGGTGACTGCGTCGCGGTCTGCGCCTTCGACGCCATTCACATCAACCCGGAAACGGGACTTCCGGAGGTCGACGCCGACAAGTGCACGGCCTGCGGCGCCTGCGTGAAGGCATGTCCGAAAATGATCATCGAACTGCGGAAGAAATGGCCCAAGAACCGTGCGGTGTACGTGTCGTGCGTGTCGAAGGACAAGGGCGCCGTGGTGATGAAGGCCTGCAAGGCCGGATGTATCGGCTGTGGCAAGTGTGTGAAAGTATGCGCCTTCGATGCCATCACCGTGGAGAACAACCTCGCCTACATCGACCCGCAGAAGTGCAAGCTGTGCCGCAAGTGTGTGAACGAATGTCCTACGGGAGCCATCCGGCTCGTCGGCATGGACCCGCTGCCCAAAGCCCCGAAGGCTCCGGCAACACCGGCAACACCCGCCGCTCCGAAGGCCGGGGCTGCGCCGAAAGTTGAAAACTGA